The following proteins are encoded in a genomic region of Vibrio taketomensis:
- a CDS encoding outer membrane beta-barrel protein, protein MKIRPFALVLLTSCIATTAIAQPTSDTVTKSTNQFYAGFDLEAGGSAKADVLGTTIEDNSDIGFSLIGGYEFATHEVVKPSLELEYRKFGGTDYHTLSVDAQAFMVNAKAKLFVLYDFGNIYLAPMLGVGVVDLDVKESLTGLNSSDTETAIQAGLEIGTRINEKMDLNFGYKAAFTEVENIDVTLDGFYLGFRYFFK, encoded by the coding sequence ATGAAGATACGCCCGTTTGCCTTAGTACTATTGACCAGTTGTATTGCTACGACAGCCATTGCCCAACCTACAAGTGACACCGTCACAAAATCAACCAACCAGTTTTATGCAGGTTTCGATCTTGAAGCTGGCGGCTCAGCAAAAGCCGATGTTTTGGGCACAACCATTGAAGATAATAGCGACATTGGCTTTAGTCTGATCGGAGGCTATGAATTTGCTACCCACGAAGTCGTTAAACCGAGTTTAGAGTTAGAGTATCGCAAATTTGGTGGTACGGATTACCATACGCTTTCTGTTGATGCACAAGCATTTATGGTTAATGCCAAAGCTAAACTCTTCGTATTGTACGACTTTGGCAATATCTACCTTGCACCCATGCTTGGTGTTGGTGTCGTTGATCTTGATGTCAAAGAGAGTTTAACCGGACTCAACAGCTCTGATACCGAAACCGCTATTCAGGCTGGCCTAGAAATCGGCACACGCATCAATGAAAAAATGGATCTAAACTTTGGCTACAAAGCGGCCTTTACAGAAGTAGAGAACATTGATGTCACTCTTGATGGCTTCTATCTCGGCTTTCGTTACTTTTTCAAGTAA
- a CDS encoding MFS transporter: protein MFRFLLCSFALVLLYPTAIDLYLVGLPQIARDLHANESQLHIAFSIYLAGMATTMLLAGKIADSVGRKPVAIAGAVIFIAASLLGGSAEQTTSFLTARFAQGIGAGSCYIVAFAILRDTLDDQRRAKVLSMLNGITCIIPVIAPVVGHLIMLKFPWYSLFTTMAAMGVLVCLLSIFVLKESKPTARHTTQNSDAMIDEKETFFERLFISRVIIAAISVTMILTYVNVSPMLIMNELGFDRGGYSSIMAGTALVSMLTSFSAPLMLTFLSQRALMFISQSLLMVAASILMLAHYNALSIGCYFIGFGLICAGFSIGFGVTMSQALSPFTKRAGVASSILGIAQVCSSAFYIWFMGLIGVSALNMLVLILAIGGLISVALILLVKQPNNALALNNPDYEEISRSS, encoded by the coding sequence ATGTTTCGTTTTTTACTGTGCAGTTTTGCACTGGTTCTTCTCTATCCGACCGCAATTGATCTGTATTTAGTAGGTTTGCCGCAAATTGCTCGAGATCTACATGCCAACGAGTCCCAACTGCATATCGCGTTTTCTATCTATCTTGCGGGCATGGCAACCACCATGTTGTTGGCAGGCAAAATTGCCGATTCAGTTGGCCGAAAACCAGTGGCGATTGCAGGAGCGGTAATATTTATTGCCGCTTCGTTATTAGGCGGTAGTGCTGAACAAACCACCAGCTTTTTGACTGCGCGCTTTGCTCAAGGAATTGGCGCGGGCTCTTGCTATATCGTCGCATTCGCTATATTGCGCGATACTCTAGATGATCAACGTCGTGCAAAAGTGCTTTCCATGCTCAACGGCATCACGTGTATTATTCCCGTGATTGCACCGGTTGTAGGGCATTTAATTATGCTCAAATTTCCTTGGTATAGCCTATTTACGACGATGGCTGCTATGGGTGTGTTGGTATGTTTGCTTTCCATTTTTGTATTAAAAGAGTCAAAGCCTACCGCACGCCATACCACTCAAAACTCAGACGCTATGATTGATGAAAAAGAAACGTTCTTCGAGCGCCTATTTATCAGCCGAGTCATCATCGCCGCCATTAGCGTTACGATGATCCTGACTTATGTCAACGTATCGCCAATGTTGATAATGAATGAACTTGGCTTTGACCGAGGAGGCTACTCTTCTATCATGGCCGGGACAGCACTAGTCAGTATGCTCACCTCATTCTCTGCGCCATTGATGCTTACTTTTTTATCGCAGCGCGCGCTAATGTTCATATCACAGTCCCTGTTAATGGTAGCCGCAAGCATACTTATGCTTGCTCACTATAACGCATTGAGCATTGGGTGTTACTTCATCGGATTTGGATTGATATGCGCTGGGTTCTCAATAGGCTTTGGCGTGACGATGAGCCAAGCACTTAGCCCGTTTACCAAAAGAGCAGGTGTCGCGAGTTCGATACTTGGTATCGCTCAAGTCTGTAGCTCAGCATTCTATATTTGGTTTATGGGGCTCATCGGCGTTAGCGCTTTGAATATGTTGGTATTGATACTGGCTATAGGTGGCTTAATCAGTGTGGCTTTAATACTATTAGTAAAACAGCCCAACAATGCACTTGCACTAAATAACCCTGACTATGAAGAAATCTCTCGCTCGTCTTGA
- the ggt gene encoding gamma-glutamyltransferase: MTWGEHRVLNTKKAELLFGLLLWCASPIGTAQDVADNIAPELTSKVSAKKSVEASEFMVSAAHPLAVKAGYRVLKQGGSAADALVAVQTVLGLVEPQSSGLGGGAFLVYYHAPTNSLTTFDGRETAPLAVRPELFLDKKGKPLSFYDAVVGGRSVGTPGTVKLLATFHQRYGNQSWSSLFDPAIELAIHGFPVSERLASSILRDKQHLARYPETKAYFFEGEKPLNEAKILHNPDYAETLNLLATKGEKAFYHGKIARDIVTKVSSVTDNPGYLALEDFATYKVIERKPICANYRGYDVCGMGPPSSGAITLGQILGMVSHFDLQKLGANNPIAWQIIGDASRLAFADRGRYIADTDFVPMPKGLLDASYLEKRAQLITQGTALAHVSPGEPRWDDPIAYADDQSIELPSTTHIVIVDKQGSIVSMTSTIENGFGSRVMSNGFLLNNELTDFSFATHKNGYPIANHVEPGKRPRSSMTPTIVLKNGQPYMAIGSPGGSRIIGYVAQTLIAHFEWGMSIQEAIDMPRMLNRFGTYDIEQNTSAVKFKRPLEKMGYTVELKNLNSGLQGVVFSNDKLIGGADPRREGISAGD, translated from the coding sequence CTGACTTGGGGGGAACATCGCGTGTTAAATACAAAGAAGGCTGAATTATTATTCGGTTTACTATTATGGTGCGCAAGCCCCATTGGTACGGCGCAAGATGTTGCCGATAACATTGCGCCAGAACTGACCAGTAAAGTCAGTGCCAAAAAGAGTGTAGAAGCAAGTGAATTTATGGTCTCAGCGGCTCATCCTCTCGCAGTAAAAGCTGGTTACCGCGTGCTAAAGCAAGGCGGCTCCGCTGCGGATGCACTTGTCGCGGTGCAAACTGTATTGGGATTAGTTGAACCACAATCATCCGGTCTTGGTGGCGGCGCATTCTTAGTCTATTACCATGCACCAACGAACTCACTGACCACTTTTGACGGTCGCGAAACTGCGCCTCTAGCCGTTAGGCCCGAATTGTTCCTCGATAAAAAAGGCAAACCACTCAGCTTTTATGACGCCGTCGTTGGCGGGCGTTCAGTAGGAACCCCTGGAACGGTTAAGCTTCTCGCTACATTCCACCAGCGTTACGGCAACCAATCGTGGTCCTCACTATTTGATCCAGCGATTGAACTCGCCATCCACGGCTTCCCTGTCTCTGAGCGCTTGGCCAGTTCTATTCTGCGCGATAAACAACACCTCGCTCGCTATCCTGAAACGAAAGCGTATTTCTTTGAGGGTGAAAAACCATTAAACGAAGCAAAAATACTGCACAACCCAGATTATGCTGAGACCCTTAATTTATTGGCAACAAAAGGAGAAAAGGCATTCTATCACGGCAAAATAGCCCGAGACATCGTCACTAAAGTCAGCTCTGTTACCGACAACCCGGGCTATCTCGCATTGGAAGATTTTGCCACGTATAAAGTCATTGAGCGTAAACCCATATGTGCAAATTATCGAGGCTACGACGTGTGCGGAATGGGCCCTCCTAGTTCAGGAGCAATAACGCTTGGACAAATCCTCGGTATGGTGAGCCATTTCGATCTACAAAAATTAGGAGCGAATAACCCTATCGCATGGCAAATCATCGGTGACGCATCACGCCTTGCCTTTGCAGATCGAGGTCGATATATCGCCGATACGGATTTTGTCCCCATGCCCAAAGGGCTGTTAGATGCTAGTTATCTCGAAAAACGGGCCCAACTCATCACCCAAGGAACTGCCCTTGCACATGTTTCCCCGGGAGAACCGCGTTGGGATGACCCCATCGCCTATGCCGATGATCAATCCATAGAGTTACCTAGTACGACTCACATCGTGATTGTAGATAAGCAAGGGAGCATCGTCTCAATGACCAGCACTATCGAAAATGGCTTTGGCTCTAGAGTAATGAGTAACGGCTTTTTGCTTAATAATGAACTGACTGATTTTTCATTTGCGACCCACAAAAACGGTTATCCGATCGCGAATCACGTTGAACCGGGAAAGCGACCTCGATCTTCCATGACACCAACCATTGTACTGAAAAATGGTCAGCCTTATATGGCGATTGGCTCACCTGGCGGTTCTCGCATTATCGGCTATGTTGCTCAGACGCTGATTGCTCATTTTGAATGGGGAATGAGTATTCAAGAGGCCATTGATATGCCGCGTATGCTCAATCGCTTTGGCACTTACGATATTGAACAAAATACATCAGCAGTAAAATTTAAGCGCCCACTTGAGAAAATGGGTTACACGGTTGAACTAAAAAATCTTAATTCAGGCTTACAGGGAGTCGTATTTTCGAACGATAAGTTAATCGGTGGTGCTGATCCAAGAAGAGAGGGAATCAGTGCAGGTGATTAA
- a CDS encoding aspartate/glutamate racemase family protein, with translation MKTIGLLGGMSWESTLSYYKSINEGVKQTLGGLNSAKISMYSVNFAEIEKLQHEGKWDETAAILSDAAVSVEKAGADFLLICTNTMHKVAPQIEANISIPILHIADATAHKLLESGVRKVGLLGTNFTMEQDFYKGRLSDKFGIDVVVPEQADRLNVHEIIYQELCRGEIKDESRKVYLDIIEKLHQQGAQAVILGCTEIALLVKQSHTDVPLFDTTAIHAEAAVKLAIGS, from the coding sequence GTGAAAACAATTGGCTTGCTTGGTGGTATGAGCTGGGAATCCACGCTCAGTTATTACAAATCGATTAACGAGGGCGTTAAGCAAACCCTTGGTGGCTTAAACTCAGCCAAAATCAGCATGTACAGTGTCAACTTTGCTGAAATCGAAAAACTGCAACATGAAGGTAAATGGGATGAAACAGCGGCAATTCTATCGGATGCTGCGGTGTCTGTCGAAAAAGCAGGCGCTGATTTCCTTCTAATTTGCACCAATACCATGCATAAAGTCGCGCCACAGATCGAAGCGAATATCTCAATTCCAATCTTGCATATTGCCGATGCGACTGCGCACAAACTTCTTGAGAGCGGTGTACGTAAAGTTGGCCTTCTAGGCACCAACTTCACCATGGAGCAAGATTTCTATAAAGGACGCTTGAGCGACAAATTTGGTATTGACGTCGTCGTCCCAGAACAAGCCGACCGTTTAAACGTGCACGAGATCATCTATCAAGAGCTCTGCCGTGGTGAGATTAAAGACGAGTCGCGCAAAGTGTACCTAGATATCATCGAAAAACTTCATCAACAGGGTGCACAAGCAGTAATTCTAGGTTGTACCGAAATTGCATTGTTGGTCAAACAGAGCCATACCGATGTACCGTTATTCGATACGACAGCGATTCATGCGGAAGCCGCCGTTAAATTGGCGATCGGTAGTTAA
- the gdhA gene encoding NADP-specific glutamate dehydrogenase, translated as MKEAVLKDAFLARVASNNPNQPEFLQAVTEVISSIWPFVEKNPKYIEAGILERLVEPERLIQFRVSWVDDQGKVNVNRAFRVQHNSAIGPYKGGMRFHPSVNSSVLKFLAFEQTFKNALTTLPMGGGKGGSDFDPKGKSDNEIMRFCQALMLELHRHLGADTDVPAGDIGVGAREVGFMTGMMKKLSNSAECVFTGKGLSFGGSLIRPEATGYGLLYFVEAMLKEKGQTLAGKRVGVSGSGNVAQYAIEKAIQMGGRVVTASDSDGTVYDPEGFTPEKLARLMEIKNVKRGRVADYAHEMGLTYSEGKPWQYEMDVALPCATQNELDGHDAEVLAGNGVQLVAEGANMPSTAEAVAVFNNVGVVYAPGKASNAGGVATSGLEMSQNALRLGWSREEVDQRLQDIMRRIHDTCVEYGRDESGKVNYELGANIAGFVKVADAMLAQGVC; from the coding sequence ATGAAAGAAGCGGTACTTAAAGACGCTTTTTTGGCCCGTGTTGCCAGCAATAACCCAAATCAACCAGAGTTTCTTCAAGCCGTTACTGAAGTAATCAGCTCTATTTGGCCTTTCGTTGAAAAAAATCCAAAGTATATCGAAGCAGGTATTCTTGAACGCTTGGTCGAGCCAGAGCGTTTGATTCAGTTTCGTGTTAGTTGGGTTGATGACCAAGGAAAAGTGAACGTTAACCGTGCTTTCCGTGTTCAACACAACTCAGCAATTGGCCCTTATAAAGGCGGCATGCGTTTCCACCCTTCTGTGAACTCATCTGTCCTTAAATTCCTAGCCTTTGAGCAAACATTCAAAAACGCACTGACTACCCTACCTATGGGCGGCGGTAAAGGTGGTAGTGACTTTGATCCTAAAGGAAAGAGTGACAATGAAATCATGCGTTTCTGCCAAGCTCTGATGCTAGAACTTCACCGTCACCTAGGCGCTGACACTGACGTACCTGCAGGCGATATCGGCGTTGGTGCGCGTGAAGTTGGCTTTATGACCGGCATGATGAAGAAACTATCAAATAGCGCTGAGTGTGTATTCACTGGTAAAGGTCTCTCTTTTGGCGGTAGCTTGATTCGCCCTGAAGCGACTGGCTATGGTCTGCTTTACTTTGTTGAAGCCATGCTTAAAGAGAAAGGACAAACGCTAGCAGGTAAGCGAGTGGGTGTTTCTGGCTCTGGTAACGTAGCACAATATGCAATTGAAAAAGCAATCCAAATGGGCGGCCGAGTGGTTACTGCCTCTGACTCAGATGGTACTGTTTACGATCCAGAAGGCTTCACACCAGAAAAATTGGCTCGCCTAATGGAAATCAAGAACGTAAAACGTGGCCGTGTCGCAGATTACGCTCATGAAATGGGCTTAACGTACAGCGAAGGCAAACCTTGGCAGTACGAAATGGATGTCGCGCTACCATGTGCAACGCAAAACGAACTTGATGGCCACGATGCAGAAGTACTAGCAGGTAATGGCGTTCAGTTGGTTGCTGAAGGCGCAAACATGCCAAGTACTGCTGAAGCGGTAGCGGTATTTAACAACGTGGGCGTGGTTTATGCACCAGGCAAAGCCTCTAACGCTGGCGGTGTTGCGACATCAGGCCTAGAGATGAGCCAAAACGCACTACGCTTGGGTTGGAGCCGCGAAGAAGTTGACCAACGCCTACAAGACATTATGCGCCGTATTCATGACACGTGTGTTGAATACGGTCGTGACGAGTCTGGCAAAGTAAACTACGAACTCGGCGCAAACATTGCTGGTTTCGTTAAAGTTGCTGATGCGATGCTTGCTCAAGGCGTATGTTAA
- a CDS encoding mechanosensitive ion channel family protein, producing MLEHHIRNYISHQLASVGINSDPYGVELTSVFVLAALITATISYLIVHHVIVRSVKNVLRKTNKPLSDSLKKYDLLGKISLLVPIMILDVLIPISVGHYTLLATILDRLLSVSILLMIVWVIFALLDALNDIATFKGITRKMPIKSFVQLIKLFTFFVGLIIFVSILSNESPVIFLSGLGVATGFVMLVFKDTILGFVAGIQLSANQMISLNDWIQMDAYGANGTVEEISLTTVKVRNFDNTISMLPAYALVQNAFINWQGMSDSGGRRIERSVNIDVTSIRFMQDEEIEALKRIRILRQYIYEKSQEISEYNQDLDQDDGGIGNTRQMTNLGLFRAYLNAYLRSSKDIHQYMLIMVRQLQPTEEGIPLQVYAFSNNVDWAIYEGIQADLFDHIYAIMPTFGLRPYQALSSNDLNKRIGNL from the coding sequence GTGCTTGAACACCATATTCGAAATTACATCTCTCATCAGTTAGCTAGCGTTGGCATTAATAGTGATCCTTATGGGGTCGAACTCACCAGTGTCTTTGTGTTAGCAGCATTGATTACCGCCACGATTAGTTACTTGATTGTCCATCACGTGATTGTGCGCTCGGTGAAGAACGTTTTACGCAAAACGAATAAACCACTCTCAGACAGTCTTAAAAAGTACGATTTACTCGGAAAAATATCGCTGCTCGTGCCGATTATGATTCTGGATGTACTGATTCCAATCTCAGTGGGTCACTACACGCTCTTAGCAACGATTTTGGATCGCTTGCTGAGTGTGTCGATTTTATTAATGATCGTATGGGTGATCTTTGCATTGCTCGATGCACTCAATGATATTGCTACTTTCAAAGGCATTACTCGTAAAATGCCGATCAAAAGCTTTGTTCAGCTTATTAAGCTCTTTACCTTTTTTGTTGGTTTAATCATTTTTGTTTCGATCCTCTCCAATGAATCACCGGTTATTTTTCTTTCAGGGTTAGGGGTTGCTACGGGCTTTGTGATGTTGGTGTTTAAAGACACTATTTTGGGTTTTGTTGCCGGTATTCAGTTGTCTGCTAACCAAATGATTAGCCTCAATGATTGGATTCAAATGGATGCTTATGGTGCAAACGGAACGGTGGAAGAAATATCATTAACCACGGTAAAAGTACGTAACTTTGATAACACAATAAGTATGCTGCCAGCGTATGCATTGGTACAAAATGCCTTTATCAATTGGCAGGGGATGTCTGATTCAGGCGGCAGACGCATAGAGCGTTCAGTGAATATCGACGTAACATCGATTCGTTTTATGCAAGATGAGGAAATTGAAGCGCTGAAGCGTATTCGAATTCTGCGTCAGTATATTTATGAAAAATCGCAAGAGATCAGTGAATATAACCAAGATCTTGATCAAGATGATGGTGGGATAGGTAATACTCGACAGATGACTAACCTTGGGTTATTCCGCGCCTACCTCAATGCGTACCTGCGTAGCAGCAAAGATATTCATCAATACATGTTAATCATGGTGCGTCAATTACAGCCAACGGAAGAGGGGATTCCTCTGCAGGTTTACGCGTTTAGTAATAATGTAGACTGGGCAATTTACGAAGGTATTCAAGCAGACTTATTTGATCATATCTACGCCATAATGCCAACGTTTGGTCTGCGCCCTTATCAGGCGCTTAGCAGTAACGATTTGAATAAAAGAATCGGAAACCTTTAG
- a CDS encoding Ig-like domain-containing protein → MFNYIGILITAGCGGGDSSNSSNNNDGGQIKPPAGPSVLVDIRTEPAVLEIPKGYAKKFEIYGIYSDGSEHKLDNPFSIIPSSNGVVDENNGIISGVSDGSAEIGVETTINGHTFTTQMQISVVPAQPLHKVTIDPSLLAIAPGEKHHINAIGEFQDGSKIDLLLNVEWSTTNSTIASVSHDNSKGEGLLEGIKEGNTTLTARSNGIDSQPIPVSVNNIQVKGSLAAFTAIKPNGQVVSWGNPNYGGYNYHVQHQFDSPKEIASAQFGFAVINNDNSLVTWGSFLDEITPPTHVTKIFSRQTGWSFAAFKPDGSVASWGHPAYGGSSAGVDLSNIVDISPASWAFAGLKQDGTVVVWGHPNQGGSVDSQTAAQLKQVDKIFASNWSFAALKSDGTVVTWGDEEDGGDSSKVQDQLTHVSSIVASSAAFTALKTDGSIVSWGNSCPSLPHTCPIQMSDITEVKQVFSNNNAFAALKTDGTVVTWGDHETGGDSSYVQEQLTNVKTIYSTATAFAALKDDGTLVTWGNPTAGGDSTHVQSQITNIAEVYSTWTAFAVLKTDGTVVTWGDPIEGGDTSEVEHQLTNIVKIYSNWSAFAALTSDSRIITWGHPNEGGDSSLVDFD, encoded by the coding sequence TTGTTTAATTACATTGGGATATTAATAACCGCTGGATGCGGTGGCGGTGATAGTAGCAATTCGAGCAATAATAATGATGGTGGACAAATTAAACCGCCTGCTGGACCATCAGTGTTAGTTGACATAAGGACCGAGCCCGCGGTTCTTGAAATCCCAAAAGGATATGCAAAAAAATTTGAAATTTATGGTATTTATTCTGACGGCTCTGAACACAAATTAGATAACCCATTTAGTATTATACCGAGCTCTAATGGTGTGGTAGACGAAAACAATGGCATTATCTCAGGAGTTTCCGATGGTTCCGCTGAAATTGGCGTAGAAACAACCATAAATGGTCATACATTTACTACGCAGATGCAGATAAGTGTAGTTCCAGCTCAGCCACTACATAAAGTCACGATAGATCCAAGTCTATTAGCCATAGCCCCCGGTGAAAAACATCATATTAATGCCATTGGTGAATTCCAAGATGGAAGTAAAATTGACTTACTCCTCAACGTTGAATGGAGCACAACAAATTCAACAATAGCGTCTGTATCACATGATAATAGTAAAGGTGAAGGACTGCTTGAAGGAATAAAAGAAGGGAACACAACGCTTACTGCCAGATCTAATGGTATCGACAGCCAACCTATACCCGTTTCCGTGAATAACATACAAGTTAAAGGGTCATTAGCCGCCTTTACTGCAATAAAACCAAATGGTCAGGTCGTATCTTGGGGTAACCCAAATTATGGCGGTTACAATTATCACGTCCAACATCAGTTCGACTCCCCAAAAGAGATTGCATCAGCTCAATTTGGCTTCGCGGTGATAAATAATGATAATTCTTTGGTTACATGGGGCAGTTTTCTCGATGAAATCACACCGCCAACCCACGTAACTAAAATTTTCTCAAGACAAACTGGTTGGTCTTTTGCGGCGTTCAAGCCCGACGGCTCCGTTGCATCTTGGGGACACCCTGCATATGGAGGCAGCAGTGCAGGTGTAGACTTGTCGAATATTGTCGATATTTCGCCAGCAAGCTGGGCCTTTGCTGGACTAAAACAAGATGGCACAGTGGTCGTTTGGGGGCATCCAAATCAAGGCGGAAGTGTTGATAGTCAAACTGCGGCTCAATTAAAGCAAGTAGATAAGATTTTTGCTAGTAACTGGTCTTTTGCAGCACTCAAGAGTGACGGCACAGTGGTTACTTGGGGTGATGAGGAAGACGGCGGCGACAGTTCAAAAGTGCAAGATCAACTGACTCACGTAAGCTCTATTGTTGCTAGTAGCGCTGCTTTTACGGCTCTAAAAACGGATGGGAGTATCGTTTCTTGGGGTAATTCCTGCCCTAGTTTACCGCACACATGCCCAATACAAATGTCTGATATCACTGAGGTTAAACAAGTATTTTCAAACAATAATGCATTCGCTGCATTAAAGACTGACGGTACAGTGGTGACTTGGGGTGATCACGAAACTGGTGGCGATAGCTCTTATGTACAAGAGCAACTTACCAATGTCAAAACCATATACTCTACAGCGACAGCCTTTGCTGCCCTAAAAGATGATGGAACGTTAGTAACATGGGGAAACCCAACTGCTGGAGGTGATAGTACACACGTACAATCACAAATCACCAACATCGCAGAAGTATATTCTACATGGACTGCATTTGCCGTCCTTAAAACTGACGGTACCGTCGTCACTTGGGGAGACCCGATTGAAGGTGGTGACACAAGTGAAGTTGAACATCAACTCACAAACATTGTAAAGATTTACTCAAATTGGTCTGCTTTCGCAGCACTTACATCAGACAGTAGAATTATTACTTGGGGCCATCCAAACGAAGGTGGTGATAGTTCACTGGTGGACTTTGACTAA
- the yidZ gene encoding HTH-type transcriptional regulator YidZ has protein sequence MKKSLARLDLNLLCTLQLLLQEQSVSKTAKKLNVTPSTVSKSLNKLRDWFNDPLFVKTPTGLSPTLLSQSLEQDLAEWMQMGSHIAERRGDIAPKGVRFDLCIESPLLLTLLDELLSAISQRYPEAIVKTNNWDYDSLDAIIRGEIDLGFTGRESHPRSKESLNLLPYFLDYEVLFSDLPMVYLRKDHPALQQEWNLDTFLDYQHINIVWEKSETWALDEVLSELGRQRNIGLTMSSFEQSLFMAAQPHHNMLTTAPQYCEHYTQKLHPELVCLPIPLDKSLQDKLLIPFTLIWHKRNAYNPKLVWLKNTIKAMYGAEPLS, from the coding sequence ATGAAGAAATCTCTCGCTCGTCTTGATCTCAACCTGTTGTGCACTCTGCAATTACTATTGCAAGAGCAGAGTGTGTCTAAAACAGCAAAGAAGCTCAACGTTACGCCCTCGACTGTCAGCAAGTCACTGAATAAATTACGCGATTGGTTTAATGACCCATTATTTGTGAAAACACCCACTGGGCTTTCGCCAACATTGCTTTCACAGAGCCTTGAGCAAGACCTTGCAGAGTGGATGCAGATGGGTAGCCATATTGCAGAAAGACGCGGTGACATTGCGCCAAAAGGTGTGCGTTTCGATCTTTGCATTGAGTCACCATTATTGTTGACCTTATTAGATGAGCTACTTAGCGCGATTTCACAACGCTACCCAGAAGCCATAGTTAAAACCAACAACTGGGATTATGACTCGCTAGATGCCATTATTCGAGGTGAAATTGATCTCGGCTTTACCGGTCGAGAAAGCCATCCGCGCTCTAAAGAATCGCTCAACCTACTACCTTACTTTCTCGACTATGAGGTGCTATTTTCAGATTTACCCATGGTGTATCTACGCAAAGATCATCCTGCATTGCAACAAGAATGGAATCTAGACACATTCCTAGACTACCAACACATCAACATTGTGTGGGAAAAAAGTGAAACTTGGGCATTGGATGAGGTATTAAGCGAGTTAGGTAGGCAACGAAATATTGGCCTCACGATGTCGAGCTTTGAACAGTCACTCTTTATGGCAGCACAACCTCATCACAATATGTTGACGACAGCACCCCAATACTGTGAGCACTACACGCAAAAGCTTCATCCAGAGCTGGTGTGTTTACCTATTCCTCTCGATAAATCACTGCAAGATAAGCTGCTTATCCCATTTACGCTGATTTGGCACAAACGTAATGCCTACAATCCAAAACTGGTATGGTTGAAAAACACCATTAAAGCAATGTATGGAGCAGAGCCACTCAGTTAA
- a CDS encoding ATP-grasp domain-containing protein, whose amino-acid sequence MQKYDVQKLSHQEQQHYIAQHLHTIDVICQKRLHGKGIGINVLASKGRVISLNINKRIHQPKNGGGSSYRRTAKKIPLSLLEIATQITNRLHWSGVMMIELLETQEGFYLIEINPRFWGSLALTEFSGANFVRNFYRLQVGKKLLPSRGKEVTARHLINDLKWQVRNPKPRSLLTFLLSLLEWHCDMSNTMLNESWILNPHCTK is encoded by the coding sequence ATACAAAAATATGATGTACAAAAGTTAAGCCATCAAGAGCAACAACACTATATTGCTCAACACCTACATACAATCGATGTCATCTGCCAAAAGCGATTACATGGAAAAGGGATTGGCATTAATGTGTTAGCGTCGAAAGGTCGCGTGATTTCGCTCAATATCAATAAGAGAATACACCAACCCAAAAATGGCGGAGGCTCTTCGTACAGGCGAACGGCAAAAAAAATTCCACTCTCTTTATTGGAAATCGCAACACAGATTACCAACCGTCTTCATTGGTCTGGCGTCATGATGATTGAGCTCCTTGAAACCCAAGAAGGGTTTTATCTCATAGAAATCAACCCTAGATTTTGGGGATCGTTGGCATTAACGGAGTTCTCTGGTGCTAACTTTGTGAGAAATTTTTATCGGTTACAAGTTGGAAAAAAACTATTACCCAGCCGAGGAAAAGAGGTAACCGCACGACATTTAATCAATGATTTGAAGTGGCAAGTTCGCAACCCAAAGCCACGATCTTTGCTTACCTTTCTCCTTTCCCTCTTAGAGTGGCACTGCGATATGAGCAATACGATGTTGAACGAATCATGGATCCTAAACCCGCACTGTACCAAATAA
- a CDS encoding NUDIX hydrolase: MKHLAMAVVVKKDKVLVQKCYHADKGMMAQFPGGRVNFDESGTDAAIRELAQETGITGLSHTATYTKENDIGGRTYFVILRADESVEPGSFDMHQKLHFDWLSTKEIPEAPFYSVEREFVNQYVSALA; the protein is encoded by the coding sequence GTGAAACATTTGGCAATGGCAGTGGTAGTAAAGAAAGATAAAGTATTGGTCCAAAAGTGCTACCACGCTGATAAGGGGATGATGGCTCAATTTCCCGGAGGGAGAGTTAATTTCGATGAGTCAGGGACTGACGCTGCGATTCGCGAACTCGCTCAAGAGACAGGGATCACAGGTCTTTCTCATACCGCTACCTATACCAAAGAAAATGATATTGGCGGTCGTACCTATTTTGTCATTTTACGTGCGGATGAGAGTGTGGAACCAGGTTCGTTCGATATGCACCAGAAGTTGCATTTTGATTGGCTAAGCACAAAAGAGATACCTGAAGCGCCGTTTTACTCTGTAGAGCGGGAGTTCGTTAATCAATATGTATCCGCTTTGGCTTAG